CCCCGGTCGCCACTGGCGTTCATTAGACACCCCCACCAGCTTCCAAGAGACCTGGCACCCCTGCCCGCCTGACCCCTGCTCAGGCTTCTTAACATCAGCGGCTGCAACTGCCCACAGGTCATGGCGACGCCTGTGCTGGGAGGTCCAGCCTGTCCCTCGGAATGGGTGCCTGGCCTCGGGCCTGCTGTAGTCACGTCAGGTTCTTGGCTGGATCTGGTGACGGGCACCTTCTGGGCTCCCTGGTGCAGGGGCCAGCGTCTTCCCGAGACTCTCTTCCTCAGGACCACCTGCCACCCCAGCAGCACAGGTTCTCTGGAATCACAGAGGCTGGAGACCCCGGGGCagctgggccagggccagggaaGGGAACGGTTGTCTGGGATTCTGGAGGGCTTCCCCGGCGCAGAACAGGCAGCCTGCGAGAGTAGATGTCCTCCCCGGCCCTGGGGTGGTTCGGACCCCTGGCTCCTATCTCCCAGCCAGCCCTGCTCTCTCACAGGGGCCAAGAACCTCTGCATGGCCAGCCaggacccccacccccagcagcctACACCCCCTGCCTCTGGTTCTTCAAGCACCTGCCACACTTGACCCCAACAAGCTCCTCCTGGGGATCCCCCCCAAGCAGGAAccccctggagttgtgcagtCGACACCCAGGGCTCCGCCCCAGTCCTCCGGGACACCCAGGGCTCGGCTCTAGTCCTCCCAGGTCCGGACTCCCAGGGCTCGGCTCCGGGCAGTACCCACTTTGGACCTGCAAGCCCAGGGCCCCTCACAGCTGCTCCGGGGTCCCTGACAGAGGCCTTTGCACTCCCGCTGCTATACGGGACCTGAGGCCACAGGCAGAGCTGGCAGGGACACGGGCTCTGTGTGAGGTGGGTGGGACGTGGCTGCAGCCCGGCTCTGCCCGCGTGGCACTGGGTGTCCTCACTTGGGAAGGGGCTGAGTGAGCACGAGGCTCCGCCAGCTCCCCGGAGTGCTGACCAGGCGCCCTGCTGCTGCAGCCAAGACCAGGCTGTGGGCTTCTCTCCTGGCCCCTCAGCAAGTGGGGTAGGGCTGGGGGTGTCCAGATCGGGGTGGGAGGCCTGGGGTCTGCCAGTCTTCCCTCAGCCTGCCCCTTCCTGTTCGGGCACCTTTATCTCTAAGGCGGAAGCGTCTGTGCCAAGGCCCCGTGAGTGCCTGGAGATGGCTCCGACCCCTGCCGGTTGCCAGGCGCCCTGGGTGTGTCCTGCTATTCCAGCCAGGAGGGGACTAAGGCTCGGGGCCAAAGTGCAGCCTAAGGCACCGCCCACCTCAGTGTGGGGTGAAGGAGAGGGAAGGTTCCCAGTCCAGCCGCAGCGCCAGTGCCCCCCCTGTCTAGCAGGGTTCACCAGCCCCGGCCACCGGCCCCAGCGCCCCCGTCCGTGGTTGTCACCACACCCAGGAGCCCTGCTACCACCCCCCCACAGACACACAAGGTGGGACTTGAGTACGGGGCCACTTGGGGGTGCTGCGGGGCAGCCTGGCCCCAGCGACAGCCTCAGGGAAAAAGGTGGATGCCGGGGGACTTGGGAGGCAGCAGGCTTGGGCAGTGTGTGGGTGGCGCGGCCAAGACAGAGCCCATCTCGCTGCAGAGGGGCCATGTGTGCACAGCAAATGGGAGTCCCCGCAGACGCCCCTCCTCCTGTCCTGTGCTGTTGAGGGCCACGCTGGGTCCCCCGCCTGCCTGGGGAGTGgctcccagcacacacacacgtgggTTCTGCAGACTCTGGCCGGGCCTCGGTGCATCCCTCCCGACGgcagggcaccctctgtcccagGACAGGAGTGAGGCGAGGTGGAGAGGCGGGCGCCAGCTGGGGCTCCCAGGGTCCCCACAGGCAGACATCTGTCTGTAAGGAGAGGATGGCATTTCCTGAGGGTGGGCCTGGAAGGTCCGGAGTCTTCACACTAAAACGGCGGCTGTGGTGGGAGAcggcccccacccccatctcctgCCACCCTCGCCCCTCCTCCCCCGGTTCCTCCACTCGACCCCCACTGCTGGTTGCCCCCAGGCCTGGTCCAGTGGCAGGTAGTGGGGACGACTGAGCAGTCGCAGGCTGGGGTGCCGCAGCGACAGGGAGGGTCACTGTTCCCGGCTGCTTCCTCCCAGCCAGGGTGTGCCGCCAGATGGACAGACAAGGTCCCCCTGCCCTAGTGGCTGCAGCCCCTGCCCTCCTACCTCTCTCCTCAGCCGGCCCCACCCTGCAGGGTGCACCCTGATGTGGGGGACTGTCCCCTCACAGACCCTCCCGGGGCAGGCTGTGGACCTAGCTGCTCAGAAATTGGTCAAGACTAGTGGGGGCCCCTATGGGGAGGGCGTGGGGGCAGGGAAGGTCCTGAAGAGGGGGACGGGCGAGCTGGGCACTCCATGGGTCTGGACGTCCCAGGGTGGACAAAGATCAAGGGGCCGTGGGGGCACCTGGGACCCTGCATCTGTTCCGACCCCCACGAGCCCACTCTTGGTGCCTCTGTGGGGGCTCTCCTGCCCCCACCTGGGGATGCTTTATGGACGGCCTTGTGAGGGTTCCAGGCAGCATGGCTGAGCCCGGTGACTCCTGACGCTGTTGCTGCCAAGGCCCAGTGGCCACGCCGCCACAGATAGCACACCAAGGAGGAGGAGGTAGTGGGTGGACAGCCGGGCTAGAGGGGCTaggaagagggggagggaggcccaGGCCGGGTTGAGGTGGTTCCAGAGACAAGTGAGCACGTGGCCGGGAGAGCTTCCGGGAGCGGCCACAGCTGTTCCAGCTGCTGAGGGTAACGGAGGCTTCCAGTGACCATAGCTGGGCCAGACTCTTGCCTGGAGGGACCGACCCACCCACACTCCCAAACAGGGCCCTCTCTGCCCCCACAACTGCAGCCAGGCCATGTGGACCCGACTTTCATCCCTGTCTAAGCATGAGGCGACTCCGTGGGGGTCTGAGGTTCCCCCCAGCTCTGGTGCCCATCAGGGTCCAATCTTCCTCCAGCCCCCACCCATTCAGACAGACTGGGGATCTGTGAGCCCCCAAAACAGGCCCCCCTGCGCTCAGCCACGTGTTTCCTGCCAAGGACAAGCCTCTGCCAGGCCAGCCCCACCCGCCCAGCCACTGTGAGTGCCCCTAACACTGCCTGGAAGTTACCGTCTTCCTTCGACGCTTTTGGCCTCCCCCGGGTCCAGCCACACCTGTCAGGTGCTTGGCAAATACCCAAAGTCGAATGAATATCTCCACAGCAGGGGTGCCTGGCACAGCTTTTATAAGCAGAATGGCCCCTCAGCCGTGAGGGCGAGTACCTGGGTGAGCAACCGGACTCCCAAGGAGGCACCTGGCTCTCTCCACCACCCggccccacccaccccacacTCAGCACCACAGGCCTCCATCCACGTGGCTTCCTGTGTGCCAGCCCCTGTGAGGGCAGGTGCGGGTCAGACTTgctcccaccacacccagcactcCACATAGCCCAGTCCCTGCACACAGTCGGCGCTCAACCAATCCCTGCACACAGTCGGCGCTCAACCAATCACAGCACACAGTGGGCGCTCAACCAATCCCTGCACACAGTCGGTGCTCAACCAATCCCTGCACACAGTCAGTGCGCAACCAATCCCTGCACACAGTGGGCGCTCAACCAATCCCTGCACACAGTCGGCGCTCAACCAATCCCTGCACACAGTCGGCACTCAATCACTGCACAGTCGGGGCTCAACCAATCACTGTACACAGTCGGCGCTCAATCACTGCACAGTGGGCACTCAACCAATCCCTGCACACAGTCGGTGCTCAATTGTCAATCCCTGCACACAGTGGGCGCTCAACCAATCCCTGCACACAGTGGGCGCTCAATCAATCCCTGCACACAGTGTGCGCTCAACCAATCCCTGCACACAGTGGGCGCTCAATCAATCCCTGCACACAGTGGGCGCTCAACCAATCCCTGCACACAGTGGGCGCTCAACCAATCCCTGCACACAGTGGGCGCTCAACCAATCCCTGCACACAGTCGGCGCTGAAGCTCTGCTGCCCCCCACGCCCCCAGCACACAGGCTGCGGGGCTCAGCTGCGGGCCCCTCTCCCGGCTACAGCTCGGCGGCCGGCTTGACCAGGTGGCCACTGAAGGTGATGTAGAGGTCTCCGCGCTCGCCGTAGACGGCGTTGTCCTGCTCGCGCTGGAACATGCGCACCCAGACGGCGTCGCCCGCGGCCAGCAGCAGCATCAGGCTCTGGGCCTGCATGACGCTGCGCTCGCTGGGCTGCGCGTAGAGCACGGCCGCGGGCCGCCGGTTCAGCATGATGTGCAGGTAGGTCTCCTTGTAGTTCCAGGTGTGCACGTTGAGGCTGAGAAAGTAGACGCCGGGCACCGTGCAGAGGAAACGACCCGCGGCCAGGTCGAAGGCGCCGTCCAGGTTCACCAGCTCCGTGTCGAAGGGCACCGCCTGGAAGTCGTCGGAGCTGTGCAGGCCCTCGCGCCGGCCCACGGAGAAGGCCGCGTAGGCGCGCTGGCACGGGGCTCCCGGCGGCCCCACCTGCCCCTTCTGGCCTTTCCGGCCCTGCAGGCCCCGGGCGCCCGGCGGCCCCTCCTTCCCGCTCCTGCCGGCACGACCTCGGACGCCGGCCTCGCCCTTCTCACCTGCGGGGAACAAGCGGAGGCCGCGGGTCGGGCCGGGCTGGGCAGGCCTCCCCGATTCCAGGCACCCAGGCTGGGGCTCAAGGGTCACTGTAAGGACACAGTCTTTGCAAGTGACGGCCCCTGTCCCAGCCTCCGTGTCCACTTCTGTAAGATGGGGTGAAGCCATTCTCCACAGGTGTGGCTGGACCAAGGCCTGTGACAAGGCCGTCCCCACTGGGAGGGTGGGGACATGGGTGGTCAGGGCCAGCTACGGTCTGGGTTGGGTGTTAAAGAATGAGAAGGCTGGGAAGTTCCTACCCAAGTCTAAGCTTAGTGCGGCCTGCTGTCCAGCCTTCGGGACAGCGCAGCCTTGTCAAGGGGTCTCAGAGCAAGCGGGCCGCCCAGTCTCCCTTCCCAAGGGGCTGCTACTTTGGGGATCTCAGGAACCCTGGTCCCTCCCCAGGGTCCTCTCACCCCACTTTGGATCGTGGGCCCCTTCCCAAGCCAGCGGCTTCTTCCTGCTTGAGGGGGGAGCCCAGGGGTCCCTGGGCAGGGAGTGCTGCCAGGACAGAGACTGGGGCTCAGCGTCCCCTCCCGCCCTCCTCCCGAGCCCCACGTCCCCTCCCACTCCCTGTGGACTCGGGTCCTGGTGGGGGAGCATGCAGGTGGCACCCACGGGCCTCACCTTTGAGGATTTCAATGTCTATGGTGGGCCGCACACGAGGCAGGCTCCTCCACGGGTCCCCGTCACTCACCCGGGCATAGGGTCCGGGGGGCCAGGCCGGGTGGCAGCAGTGCACACAGGGCCTCCTCGGCAGCCCAGGCCAGGCCCCCGCGGGCAGCAGCAGTGCCAGGAGCAGCAGGGTGGGAGCTGCCATCTCGGCCAGGgctgggggagagggaagaggggagggactTAGAAGGAGGTGCCCCAGCTGGAGCCCCCAGACCCTACGGCGGcccagccccaccctgcccctaTTGGGAATACAGCTGGTGGAGGCGGGAGCTTCTGCCTGGACGTGGACGGTCCTGGCCCAGTGGGTGAGGCCAAGGCCGGGGCTCAGGGGCTGCCGCACTCTGGGCTGCACCAGGCCCCCTGCACACCTGGAGTCGGGGAGTCCTGGTCCCCAAACCTGGGGCCCCCACACCCAGCAGATGGAGGAGAAGCCGTTATGGGACACAGAGTCTCTGAGACAGCCCTCTAAACTCAGGAGCGGGTGGCCACCCAAGGCCCCACCCTCTGACTGGGCAGAGCCCTGGGGCATGGCGGCTGGCCTGCTCCAGGGAAAGGCCCCCCAAAGCTGGCCTGGAGCAGGGGGCCCTGCACAGTGCACGGAGGCACAGTCTCAGCTGGGCCCAGAGAGCCTCTCGTCCAGAGCCCTCAGGGCAGGGCCTGCAGGGGCCTTGGGAGGCCACCCCTCTGCCTCCCCCAGACTAGGCAAGGATGGTCCTAGCTTGGTGCTGAGGGGGAGCCAGAGCCAGCCTGGGTCCCCATGAGCAAGGTGGACCCCCTCCCGACTCTACCAGCAGCTGCCCCAACAAGCCGGTCTCAGTTTCGCCCCCTACCAGGTGGGCCTTGCCTACCCCACTCCCCTCACAGCCACATCTGGAGGCTTGGCCAGGAGTATCTTCTGCTAGGGGAGGTGCACCAGGTCGGGGTCCTCAATCTTCCCTGAAGATGGGCTCTGCTGGACAAAGATCTAGGCTGCCTCCTTCAGGAAGCCCTCTGGGATTGCAGCACAGGGCAAGGTCCTTCCTCTTGCAGTGGGTCATTCCAGGTGGGTGGAAAGTCTCTGGCTGTTGAGAccccctctgcctgcctccctgcaAGCTCAGCAGACCCTGACTCACCCCCTGGCCCCACTGGACACCACAAGACCCCCCTGGACTCCTCCAGTGGAGGGAGCCTGGCAGGAGTGGGTGTGTCCACGGACGGAGGCCTGCAGGAGCCCCCACAGAGTTCACGGCCGTCCCAGCCCCTGGCCCTGCCTGGCAGACAATCGGAGCTGGATCCCGCTCCGCTGGGATTCAGGGGGAGCCCGGCTTGCCCAGGGCGGCTGTGAAGACCCCCACGACCACCCCAGGCCCCGTGCCCCCTGTTACCGTCTCAGGGATTCAGGGATGCTCCCTGCCTGGTCGGCCATCTGCGTTACTGTCCCGGCAACCCAGCCGTCAAAGAGCCCTTTCATGCCCGCCCGGGCGCCTGTGGCTTCCTCTGGGCCGTCCAAGACCAACAGGCTGAGAGGCCAGCTCCGCCGGGCTCCGGACAGGAGGCTGGCAGGGCCCCACGTCCACTGTGAAGCCTGCTTCGCGGCCCCAGGGTCCTCCCGCCAGCCTCATGCCCGTGAGTGGGGCTGGGGCCCGGCGTCTCGGCCAGCTGGGTCGCGGGATGGTGCCGTGGGCACGCGGCTCTCCTCCATCAGGAAACCAAGCTTGATGCCCGCCTGGGGTGCGGCGCCCTGAGGAGAAGCAGGGAGGTGGAAGCTGCGGTTGGGCGGGCCTGGCAAGGGGGCTGTGGGCCAAGGCCAGTGTTTGGGCCCAGACCAAGGCCTCCATGCTGCACGGGGCCCTCCTGGCCACCAGGCCCCCCGGTGACACACAGCCCTCATGCTGCTGGCGGGCAGGCCAGGCTGGACGGAGCCCAGGAGCGCAGTCTGCCCAGGCTCCATGGGGTCTCTTCCGTCCCTCATGACACCCCTGGGGAGGCCCCGCACCAGCCCTGCCTCTCGGCGGATAAGGACTGGGCCGGACCACTTGCGGGAATGACTCCTAGGCCTCCCAGGCCTCAGCGGGCGGGGGCTCCATTCTCTACAGGCCCCAGGCCAAGCCACACAGCACCCTGGCCGCGTCCTGCTCCGACCCTGGGCCTCTGGACACAGACACGCGGCCATTCCCCACGGGTCCTTCCTCCACAAGCCGGTCCCTGTTGCGGGAGGCGCTGGatgtggcaggagaattgtggCAGCCTTTGAAAGCAGACTGCAGGCGGGGAGGGGCCCCGAGCTGGCTCGGTCCCCTTGGCAGATTCGTGTGCGGCCTGGGGTCCCGCTCTCCCCGCAGCCCCTCAGCCTGGCCTCACCCTCAGCACCCCCATGCTAAAGACCAAGGAGGAAAGGAGGACAGGAGGCGAGGGGAGACCAAGGGGTCCCACCTGTGGGGGTTCGTGTGCCAGGCTGCGGGCAGCAGTGGCTGGGGAGGGCTGTGGTGGGGGCTGCACCAACTGTGGCCGGTTCCAGGCTCCCCCTCCAGCTGGGCCTGGGCGGTGACAGCTCACCCTTGGCAGCCGCACCCACCAGGCCCAGCAGCCCCCTCTGGGGACAGCCATCTTCACCCTGTTGGCTGTGGCTGCACAGATGGGGTGTGAAGACCTGAGACCCTGTGACTATAGTGCCTGCAGCCCACCGAGCCGGCTCTGCGTAGCTGTGACCCGGGTGGCGAGAACACAGCTCTGCAGGTGCGTCCCAGTGGGACAGAGCGGGGCTCCTGGGGCTGGTGGAGAAAGATGGGCAGACGCCAACATGCCACCGCAGCCTGGGTCTGAGCTTAGCCTCCACGCCCGTGAAATGGACACCCCTGGAGCTCAGAAGTGTCCAGAGCATCCCTGAGGCCCAGACACAGAGAAGCTGagtcccctccctgtgccccttGGAGCCCCCCGACACCAGCAGAACTGCCCCCCAAAAACAGATGGGTGTTTCTGACAGTCCCCCTTGTTGGGGGCAGGTCCCGGAGCCTCCCCAAGCACagggtggggtggaaggaggTTGAGGGGTGGGTGAACGGCCCGGGAAGGGTGCCTTGGGGTCCTTCAGGTTCGGGTGGCCTGGGATGACCCGGCCTGGGGAGAGTCCGTCTGGGCAGGCGGCTGGCGGGGCCGATGCCCGAACCACTGTGGCACAGAAGCTGCAGGCCGGGCCTGagtggggtgggcagggagcGAGGAGGGTGACTCAGTGGGGCAGGACAGCATGTCTCCTGGACAGAAATAGCCCTGGCCAGGCACGACCGCGGCATTGCCGTGGCGACGGGGGAGCGGCTGCCGCTGGGCGCCCTGGGGCCCGCCCCCCACAGACACCCAGCAGTGTCCCAGGAGGGCCGCCCCCTCTCCGTGCTGCAGGCGCTTGTGCCAGTGAGGTGCAGGTGGGGGTGCCAGGGGAGGGGTCTCAGCAAGACCCCCGACTCCACCCCCCCCCCAGCCTTCAGCTCCCTGCTGTGCAGACTGGGGCCTCCTGGATGCAGGGGCTCACTCGGTCCCCGAGAGGGGTGGCCAGTCTTTCTAAAGGAAGGCGTTTGGGGAGCACCCAGAAAACGGAGAGGGCTCCATCCATGGGGTTCAGGATTTTACTGTTCGACTGCGAAAGTCTGGGGTTCCTTTTTCAACACAAAGTGGGCGGCCCCTGCGTGCCCC
This genomic window from Macaca mulatta isolate MMU2019108-1 chromosome 20, T2T-MMU8v2.0, whole genome shotgun sequence contains:
- the C1QTNF8 gene encoding complement C1q tumor necrosis factor-related protein 8, whose amino-acid sequence is MAAPTLLLLALLLPAGAWPGLPRRPCVHCCHPAWPPGPYARVSDGDPWRSLPRVRPTIDIEILKGEKGEAGVRGRAGRSGKEGPPGARGLQGRKGQKGQVGPPGAPCQRAYAAFSVGRREGLHSSDDFQAVPFDTELVNLDGAFDLAAGRFLCTVPGVYFLSLNVHTWNYKETYLHIMLNRRPAAVLYAQPSERSVMQAQSLMLLLAAGDAVWVRMFQREQDNAVYGERGDLYITFSGHLVKPAAEL